Genomic segment of Synchiropus splendidus isolate RoL2022-P1 chromosome 4, RoL_Sspl_1.0, whole genome shotgun sequence:
ATTTAGAAAAAGCAATACGCAAATAATAAAGGTGAGTTATCCTTCTTTAAAGGAGATCTATCCTTATTGTTAagcgatgaatgaatgaagtccATTCCACCAGGTACAATAATAAATGAACTGTCTCAGTGATAACAGAATTGTTTACAAACATCAGCATGGATACTGAAAGAACCTGTACTGGCTTACATTACATTCTGTGTACCTTGATTTGTCAACACTGAGAAAAAACTATTATTCTTTACTGGTGTCAACAGGGCCGACTGTGTCAAGGTTACCAGTCTTTTTTGAACGCTCAACTTGTATTACACGTTAATAAATGTACAGTTATCTGACTGCAGTAGGCAGACATTTTAGACGTATGTTTACTCCACCAACGTTTTTGTTTGCAGACTTGTTAGCATACTCCTTCATACACATTTCTCAATAGTCTTCATATCTTTTAAGGTGTTTTCACAACCGAGTTCCCAACATGTTTTGGAGTTCACTTCCAAATCCACCATTACAAGGACATAACCACTTCTCAGTAGGAAGCAGAGTAAGAGTAATAGCATATTATATTTCAAATAACATgagacaaaaaacatttaaaaagcagAGTAAAGACATAAATGATAACTTCACAgcttgtgttttcattgatATGTTAccattaatttaaaataaacaagtcaaggtgaggaatgtttttaacacaaacaacaaaataaaaatccatcaaTATAGATATTAAactacatcattttttaaaacatagcTGTTGAGGCACTAATAAGGaaagcatttattttgaaaagtccaatttaataacaacacaacaacaattgCTTAATTATTTTGCATAATCTCCCAGTCAGTCAAAATGTCCTGTGTCTGGTTAAAATTTCTGCATCAAAAAACTGCAGTGATAAAGTGTACTTTGATGTGGCACAAAGCTGTCAGATTTGATTGCttgaataaaaactaaaaaaaacaaaacaccaagtCACCATGCCTATAGGTGTATTTTATTACCATGCACATAATCATGAAAAGCAATACAGTTTAAAGGTCCCATCCCATGAGAAGTAAAACATTTCATGCATCATCAGGAGAGAAAACTCATATCACCTGTAGCGATAAATGACAGACCAGCTCCACCCCAGTGAACCCACCATCATGTTCATAAGACAgagcaataaataaaagtataaaTATGATTATTTACAGATTTGGATCAATGCTGCTTGATTACTAGAACTGATTTAAGCAAGGCACTTTTGTACTTTCAGTAAACAACACATAAAAAGAAAGATGGCATTATCAAAAGATCAATACAGGAGGTCTTTCTGACCTCTCTGCAAAAATGTAACAGACACAAAATGATGAGTAAGtatgaccaaaataaaacaatctgaaaagtgtaaatgtaaaaaagtaaaaacatgtTACAGACTCTCACAGTGGAAACATTTCCGGTAGGGAAAGTAGTGGCAAAGACACTGAAAACAAACTATTAACACCCTCAAGTAGTGGAATGATAAGGCAGAATTTTTCAAAACCTTGATAACATTGCTGATCATCAACCCGTCAACATATCTGACAACATTCCAGTATTTCTAAATCATCACAAGTGTATTGGAACTGGacgatgaattaaaaaaaagtgccaaaaaGAAACATAATTGCACTTAAGAAAAATGACAGCCACGCGTATTATTGCACCATTTCTCAGGAGCGAGGGAGCGGAACCCTAAATGAGGCAATGTAGGGAATTTTGTTCTGAGCTATAACTATGAAAACAACATCCATAAACTTAAATTAAAACAACTTCACACATCTTAAGACCTGGAACCTGCAAATGACCCACTCATCTCTTATATAAGTGAGCTGATTGTATTCATGGAGGACTTTCTCGTGTTTCTCATCCCTTATATTTGAATGTCAGCTCTCCCTCTATTGTTTAATCGAGTTGTAAAACAATTTATCAATATtcctaaaacaaaaaagagcagCCTGAGATGAGTTGCCCactcaacttatctcaggctgctcATCGGGAAAAGTAGTTATGACATGAGTGACACAGCTAGGATGAGGATTTGCATGCTTTTATTGAGGATGGGGAGGTGAACTGGTGTCTTCAGTAGCACCTCCAGATCCTTTAGTGAGAGTGTCCAAGGTGAAGGTTGGCAATATACATATCATACATCAGACCCAACACAGACGACGTTGAGCATGGCCACATGAATTATGCAGCCCTCATTTAATAAAAGACTGATAATGCCACACATCTACAGATAAGTTCCTGAATCTTAGTGTGTTTGGACCCCAGCACCAGCCGACACCATTTCCAGaaccaaaagaaaaagtgcAATAAAAAAGTACCGATAAATTCATACATGTTCCATTtgctgaaagttttttttttgtgctggtaTACGCACAGAGGAATCCTACCAAACTCTGGTTGCTGCAATGACTGAGATACCGGTTCAACTTGGCAGGAGCAACTAACTGACAGGGACGAAGCCTTCAGCGCCAACAATGTTTTCAGCTGCTCCAGCAAAAGCTCTGCAAAGTACAACGTGCAGGTTTCTTTAACACCACTTTCATGAAAGATGAAAAGATTCAGTGATCAAGCCTCTTCAGCCAGCATGTCATTATTGCATGGTAATTGTGTTATAGAACGtctatatttttttcagtggaTCATCAGTGGCGCCACATAAAGTCCTCCAACTTCACCTGTACCGCTCCTCtacatgtgtccaaaccatctggcctccctaactttgtctcttAACGTATCCACATGTCCattctagtcactcccaataaCAGCCCACTCTGACCTTTCTACATTGTTTGCAACGAGTCAAGCAGCAGTTGGAAACAAGACGTGACACCATTCTTAATCGCTGGTCAGTACATGTTATGACTCATTTAACAGCAACAttctaaataaacacatttcaacGAAAATCAGTGCTATAGTGTACTAGTGCATTTTAACTATTTCATGTTCTCACACACCACACATTTCTCAGGAATACAACTAATGCCTGCTGAGCTACAGCGCTACATATTTATAGCTGACTCTCTACTGCAATAGTGTTGTGAGACGAATGGGTCAGTGGATAGAATTACATTGACTGGAGCAGTCAGACTTTTATGCTTtgagttcattgaaaaaacactttaaactataaaaaaaagtatttcctGCTTCTTCGGCTGGTAAATAGCTCTGTGCAATGTGCGATCTTACCTCATGGGGACATCATCTTCCATACTGCTGGTGTTGCTCTGTGTCTTGTCAGCAGAGTTTGTTATTGTGAGGCGGTTGGCCTGCTGCTCTGTGTGGGAGAATTAACTCTGAGCCACCTTAACATTAAATTAACAGAAAAGTATGCAAGCAGTGGGTAAACACGCTCCACTTCCTCTACACTTTGGAAGGAAAGCTGGAATGCAGCCATTCAACTGTTATGTTCTTTGTAAACAATTATACACAGATGGCCAGATTGGGTCGGACGCCTGTTGGTAGCGACGGGATCATCGCTAAAGTGTCTAACAGATGAGGTAGTTAGCGCAACGATCAACATTCAGGCTACAACGTTGCCAACATGTGCAGAATAATGTTGTGAATTCAGATAAAAGGCTAAAATTATATAATCATCAACCTGCTGGAACATGCCATTCGACAACCACTCCATGTCGACATTACTTGTTTGTATCTGTCGTAACCTGTGCACCATGAAACCCGCGTCTCCAGGTCTCACCGTTGTCATCCTCTTTCTCGTCTCTGCTACCAGTGCTGACTTGGTGCTGCAGTACCAGACCACTGGAGGCTGCCAATGTAGACGGGCCAGCAACACCAATTTTCTTCAGAGGAACGTGGCCGACAGCACGTCGTTTCTTAGAGGGGGAGGTTTTGACTGGGGACAATGCAAAATAATCTTGGTGTGTCCACAAACAAAGACGaggcgcacgcacacacacacacatctacttACAAGCCACCCTCTTGAAGACAGTGTAGCACATGAACCTCTGAAAGCGGTCAGCGTAGAAACTGGGCCGGTGCAcagacacagtgtcctgacacggaaacacaaattcacatgaaaacacgGATCTGTTTGGACTCACAACAACTTGCATAGCCAGAAGAGGAACCTTACCCCGTCATGGAACAAAGACTTCCACGAGTGTTCCAGCTTTTTCACTAATCTGAAGATGATACAAAGGGTTTCGTCAGGTTGCTCAAGAAGAAAAATGATTCATTCACACTCAACGATACAAAGGctgatccaaaacaaaacactgcaccACTACAAACACTGAACAGTGAACTAATGTCTTTTCACCAAGCAAAAATGCAAAATTTATATTCtatatgaattaaattaaaattcagAAATCTTTTgtatattattactattattattactgcgACACAGTCTACATATCAAATTAGAAGTTTTAGtcagaataaaaagaaaaataatgtcaaaaacagaaatgttaATGTTTCCATCACCAAACTCTCTGAGCTTCCCTGATAGACGACTCAGTCCCCTGTTCAAGCATGTAACTCCTATAGCTTGAAATCTCTGCATCCTACTTGACTCTTCACTTTTCTTTGACcctcacattaaaaaaacagtccaATCCTGTTCCCTCCAGAAAATGATCTGTACAATCAAACCCATGCTCTCACATGCCGACTTAGAGAAACTAATTCATGTGTTCATATTCTCCTGTCTGGACTACTGTGacactctcctcactggcatcaacaacaaATCTCCAGTTGGTCAGTGCTCAGTAGCGCAGTTTTTAACTGGCTCTGATAGACGGAAGTTGACTTACTGAGTGAAGCAGAGCCACAAAAGCGTGTCTCACCTGTAGGACTGGAGGATGTCAATGATGCCCAtgtacaccagcagcctctcGCCTTTCGAGTTTTTCGCAGGGATTCCTCCTGTTCTGTTGAATCAAACATGTTTCCCATCAGTTTGTTCATTTCTTTCATGTCTTTCATTATTAACTGTAAATCCATGGCTCACTTGTCCTCTGTGTCTGGAGATCCCACCGTGTCCGACTCTGCCTGAATGGCCTCCAGAGCGGTGCTGTACAGAGACTTTTGACCTTGTGGCCTTGCCATAGCAGCAGCTCCGGCCACCGCCTCCTCTCCTACCTGCTCTCGGCAAGCCTGGTCAAGATTGTGGATTCCCACCAGGAGACTGTAATCCATGATCTTGAAACTCTGCAGGACCTTCAAAACAGGACAGAAGCAAATGACAAAAGGAGCTCACCACAGTTGAGGACCTCATGGTTAGCTCCTCACCAGACAGTCTCTTTGGATTGTTTTGCAGACCGCATTGTATTTGTCTGCGTCCAGTATGAGACCATCGGGTATGTTCTGCATGAAGTCCAAATCCTTGAACGTGGGCAGAGCTTTACTTCTCTCCTTGGCCGAGGCTCGTCGCTTGTAGGTGGAACCTTTCAGATCGAACTTCAGGTGCATGCGGACAGCATTGGGCAGGAGATTGTTCATGACAGCAATTCGGATGTTCTTCCCTCCAGCTTGGACACAATACAGCCCATAAAACTTTGGCAATAAGGTTCGCTTGTTCTGGTTCAGGTTCTAGTGGAAGAGATGGAAAACATTACAgcataagaagagttaatgaagacaaagacataaatattaaaatacatttcaaaaaatGGAACATGGAAgttaaagagtaaaaaaaataattccagGGGAGAAATGCAGAGACAAAGTGAGGATgtccagatggtttggacacatggagatgagagacagtgttgggCCAAGAAAGTTGGAGATGGAAAAAGAGCAAAACAATAAGGAGGCTCCtggatgaatgaggacatgaaggtgtgactaGACGATGATAAAGACCGGTGAGGATGGAGGTCCTGCTGTGGAAATGAGGAAGGAAGAAGTGCATGCATCACTGAAGCAGAATTGGTTCAGGAATCTGAGCAAAATATAAGCAATTATTTTAGGTATGGGAGAACAGGGGCggatatattcattcatttgggtcaaaatgatacattttaattcagtgttGCTGCTCACCATGAAGTATCCGGGCAATAGTGTCTGCAGAAACTCAGCTTCCTTGTGCTGTACAGTTTTGATTATGAACTCGTCGTCACTGGACACATAGAAGAGAGAACCACTGGCTCCAGGGTTGGACAGCTCGATCAAGGACTCGCTGCACAATGAACACTGCAACCAGATCACATCAGCGATTAGTCATGGAATAAACCACCAAGAGTATGTGTCTTATTCATTGTTAAAAAACTAAGTGATAGCTGTACATTACAAGAAGGACAAACATCATTGTGGAGATGTTAGCATTATCTAGCTTTGCTACAAAACAACAAGGTTCCTGTTGTTTGACTCTCTTTTCAGGGTGTCCAGGATGACCTCTATTTCCTAAGGGAACAAACATTGGATATGATGGAGAGAAGGTTGGAGCTGCTTGAGCCACACATAGTCTTGGGTTGGCATCTTCAACAGTGGTCTGCACATTCACCCAACACCAGCCACAAGCAACAAACCTAATTTCTGGGAACTTGAACAACAGTGGCTCCCGGGCCAGACGCGACCATGATGCTCATGCATTTGCGCCATTGATCGATCAGTGTAATGACAGTCGCCACATGATTTGCAAGGAACAAACATACCATGTAGTCATCAGGTCGAATGCCGAACATCTCCCTGAAGTAGCGAAAGGCCATGGGGGCGTATGTCTTGAACCGGAAGTCTCCATAATGATGCGCTGGTGTCAAGTTGCTGCCTTCACTGACGACAGAGGACCATGGCACAGAACCGATCATAAAAACTGAGGCCGTAAACCACCTTGGATGTGACTCATGACAAGACCCACTTTGGGAAGAAGATACTCTCCACCACctcaaagtcctgcagcagcacgTCTCTGTCGGGTTTTTGACTCAAGCTTCCTACTGTGTGAGTGATGCCGAGCTGGATAGCTCCTTTCAAGGCCGAAGAGGTGGTCTGCAGGAGGGTAGATCATTTCAGCAATTGGCAagctatgttgttttttttttctaatattcCTATTGACTTCAACAAAAATAGGAAGTGAATGATAACTATCAATGACACTGTGAGCATGTGTGCGAGTAGTGGTTTGTCATAAAGATCTTTTTATTTGACAAAACATCGCTGACCTTTCCACCACCTTCATCCTTGTTTAAGAACCCTTTAAGCCCCTTAAAAGTTTTCGGGAAGTTTTCCACCTTAAGAGCCTTTCAAGGACACTGCGTAGCCTGCGTAATCACTATCAAGTCTGAGCGTGAAAAAGAAACGTAAGGAAATGCAGGCCCTCTTATAACGATTTGTTTAGTGACATCATAAATGACTTTAATAAGTGAAGCTTTGTGAGGGAGTTCAGGCACACCAGCGAGAACTGACTGAACCCTGTCATGTGATCAGCGACAGAGGGAGACGAACATCAATGTAGGTTCCACAGACTTCTTAGTTTTTGATTTGGTCACCAGTTAGCtgtttaaatagaaaaaatattttttgttgagtcactgaagagtTAAGGCAGGAGGCGCTTGTTTTATGTCAAGGATAACTCACAAGTGTGTCCAATGTGAAGGTCAGCGTCACCTCAGCGGGTTGGTTTGTGGATATGTGTTCACTCTGCACAGCCCTATTGTCCTCAGAAGTGGAGCCAGTCAGCATGCTAGCACACTCTTGAACTAGTGGATGGCCAAGAAAAAATTCCCAATCATAGTATCCTTCTAAGAACAAGTAGGATGTGCATCTGACCCTTCTTCCGCAGAGTTTTGAAATATAGAGTCCACAATCGGTCTGCAGAGGTGAGGCTGCCCAGAAATATGCTCTTCCAGAAATCCAACACTTCCTCCACTCAGTGCTCTCGTGGCAAGCTAATGTTAATTCTACATCACGTCCAGACACTAAGCGGAATAAAAAGGCAGCATAAAAGAGCATGTACTTTTTCCTCCACAGTGAGGGTCTCATGCAGTTTAGTCATTTTGCAGTGTTGCATTTTTGGTAATACACCTAATCTAATGTTCAATGGAATTAAAACTATTATCCAGTTACAATTGTTTCTGGTGagcatattttttcacattaataCTTTTTTGAGTGACAACTATAATCATATAATAATACATTGACATTATTAACATCACCCACTACACAAGTCATGCTACATTCTAATATTAAATCATGAGTGTGGCTCTCGAATGAGAACAAACAGCACTCTCCTACCTTCTTATACGTCGTCTCACCAGTGGGATCAATGCCACGATGACCAATGGTTTGCTTCATGGCTTTAGAGGTGCTCGGACCAGGATTTGAACCCTAATGGTCAAAGCAAGTAAGAAAGTGGGACAGAGAAAAGGAAGTGTAAAGCAGTGTCATGAATATTTGGGCGAAATaaagaggaaggaagaaaagaTGAACAATCAGCAAAAGTCAACACGAAGGAGGGTTTCTTCAATGACAGAAGTATGTATCACTCTCACCTCTGGAAGAACTTTTCTCTGAGCGCCGGTAGAAGCTAAAATACGAACGGTACAGTGAATACAATTGTATAAACGTTcagaaatagaaaatatatcACTGAAATTGGAAATCGTCTGTGAAAAACAAGCTATTTAACCTGACCAACTTACTGATACaggaaaggaaaagaaacaaaTCACAATTTATTTACTGTCATATATTCAAAGAAAACTAGATATCAGTTGGTTTTCTTAGTAGAAAATTCACTCTTCTTAACCATAAGACAGGGTATGAAAGGGCAAGTTGGCATATGTAAATACTACAAGTGTTTCACTCATTCTGGCAAATCAGACGATCAGAAAAAAAGCACGAGGCGTGAATTTGATTGAACAAACAGAGAGCTTTGTAAATATGCTCAGCTGCTGTTTGAGGTAAGCCGACATTTCGTTTACTTTTGCCTAGGCATTTCAATGAATTCAAGGAAGacataattacaaaaataaTTGCGCGACCATCAGATCATTGGACATGGTTAAACAACGGTGACAAACTCTGGGCACAAAGTTCCAGATGAAAGGATGCACCTTCTTCCGGTTGATATTTTGGCTGAGGATCACATGACACAAGCGCAGCAagaattattatttatgatcTCCAAGTCAACTGACTGCGGCAGCTTTACTTCTAAAATATGCATATTGTACGATTTCTCCCCAAGACATTCCCTCCACCCCAAGGACATGAAGCGTTTTCATCCAATTCACATCCAAGTCACATTTCAGACGACTCACAGGTTTTTGACATTTGACCTACACCATCTCCAATATGACCATCCTTCTTGAAGCCTCCACCCTGCCTGTGGTCTCTTTATAACTTACTTCCAGGGTTGCCTGGCAGACCAGGGGGCTCCTCTGCAGCTGTAGCCATTCACACCAGCTTTTAGAATTTGTCTCCAGGTAAAACTGTCTGCTGAAAACTGTGACTACTTCCTCGATGAGTGGGTCTGTAGAGAGAACAACAAATCAAAGCTTTTATGCAACAAGTCATTCAGCACGGGCAGATCGGTACGACATATTAAGTGACATAAAACACGTCACTGCAAACGTTTGTATGCTCGGGAATGGCATAAAACATGTTGTGAAAGCCGCAGTGTCTGTAATCCATGTTCGTAACTTGCGACATTATACGAAACTCCCACTGAAGACGTCCCCAACTGTCATAGAAGTTACCCGAAAGGACAATTCATGACCAGAAAACAACAGAGACTCACCCAGTGAACTGTGTCGTTCAATTTTCAAGGATCAATCTCGAATAACTTTTAAGACCAGAACTAAAACAAACTAATAGACGAGGAAGGAGTGCGGAAGAGGTCAGTCAAACTGGCTAGTGTGATTTTACAAAATACTTCCGGTAAATGCTTTCTTCAGAATAAAATACAGCTTGCATCGAATTAGATTGTATCTCTCGAAATAGCTCTTTATATAGAcagtcacatttatttcagacAACAGACTAATGGATTTATGTGTAGCCATGAAACACCTTTAAGAAAACAGGGAATTTCCATTGACAACTTTGCTCAAACTcattgactttatttattttgaaagcaaaaATCCAAAACAGGAAATGCCTCTACTTGTGACAGAGTTTCAATAACCATCGTTCTTGGACTCTTAAATTTAGACAAGCGTGTTCGCTTCTTAGAAGCGTTGCGCCGAAAACAACATTGATTCAAGAATAAACAATAACGATGCTGTGTTGACAGTCATCCAGCCAAGCTCCACGCCCAACCGTGAACCATGACACACTGACCTCTGGCGGAGAGAGGCGGAATGTCTCGATAGATCATTCAGGGATGTAGGAGTTGAGAGAAGCGTGATGTCTGCACACTTTGAAAGATTGGTTTGGTTCTCAATGAAGTCACTCACACGACTATTCTAAACATGTAAAAACAGGTTGTCGTTCTGTTGTCGTCAATCAACAACTTTGAGtagtgaagatgaagagcagATCCAGAGGGACCGCGGGTGCCGTGTAGCCAGGTGTTGGTTCATAGTCCGGGTTCGACACGTCTTCATTGAAACAAGCCCAGCGAGCGTCTCCTTTCATGCCGCAGCAGTCATATGCCGTAGTCATGGTTCCGTATTCCTCCGCGCAGAACTGGTGAAGAGCTTGTTTCCACTGTGAATGAAGTGAAAGcaatttgacatttttgcatTCATTTCTTAATTTCACTGTATGATTTCTTTTACATGACATTGAAGCCAGTTTGATGATCGAACTATGTGAGGTGACCGTCGTTTTTGAAGGGGgagcaagacaaaaaaaattagGCAAAAATGTACAACACAATGAGAAAAGGTGTTGGAAATAAATATTAGTTCTAAATTTATATACAGATATAGAATTGTTATTGTGGATTTCAGGTCACAAGGTCGACAGTCAGAGGCCACAAGTCCTTTCTTGACTCATTTGACTTTTCTCCTACAGTAAGAACAAGTAAATGGCGTGACTAGAGGTGTTCAAGTCAAGAGTACATCCTCTACACACATCAAGACTCACAGCTTGCGTTGCACAGCAGAGCAGGTGGCtgctctcctgaagtccattgCAGCAGGACGTAAGCCATGACTCCAGGCGGTTGATGGCTTTTCCACGTCGGCGAAAATGGCTGGCACCAGAGCGCGGGAAGAAGCTGGGAGGGTAGCGGGGACGGCTCTGACTGTGCAAGCAGATATTTACCAGATTCTCAGCGGTTGGCTGAGCAGGCGGGAAGGGAACATCTGGCTCATTGAGAGGATTCTTCTTTGTAGCTGTGGATCCATGAACAAGTCAGACATTTTTGATGAAGGCAATGTGAATTGTCTTACCTTCCAAGTCCACGAGTTGAAGACTCAAAGTGAGAATCAGCCAGATTCCAGCTGGAAAACCTCTCATTTTGGCTTGGGTGGATGGTCGAGTGGCTGCAGAGATGATCTTGGTTGATGATTCCAAACTCTTTAAGACACAGCCTTATATCGGCAGGCATGATTTGTGGGCGTAATATGCTGGGAACAAGGAGGAACAGGAGGATGTACCGAGTTCAAGGAATGATTTCTCTCATCTCTTATCGTGGTCACGTCTACAACAACATGTTTTTGCCAGAGAAATGCTGAGTGGAATGATAATATGGTGGAAAAAAATCACCTTGAATACTTTGCTTTGAATGGAAAGTTCCCAAAACCCAGCTGCAAAACCTGATGACCATGCTTATTAGGCACCAGGGTAGCTTTATTTGATTCTTCTATTTTGCTGGTGTGACTGGTACCCGAGTAATTTAGGACTAGGATATCACACTTCTCATTAGCACTGATGTGATAAGAAGGTTTTCCTTCATCACTTGAAATTCAATCaattttcatgtcttttttttcacttcatataCCAGTTTTTGACTTTCTTTTCATACTTCAGTTTGGACTAATGTGCAACAGTGTTTACATCTTAATCTGTGACAGAGGATGCTGACACAAGCATTTACAAACATGGTTCCCACAACAACGTCTCTGTAAACTGAACGCTTCAGGTGAGCGGATGGAGACGATGTAAAGACGAACACGACACTTTCCACTTAGGAGCTGTGGCCCTTCGCCAGAGAAAGGTGATCCAAGTTGAACTGATAAGGAAGCTCAAGGTGAGAACAAGAGAACACCATTGCAGGAAAGGCTGTGTGAAATGAGTGGGGGGGGGGATGCCATTTACAGTAACCAGAGACTTTTATACACAGCTGAGATAACTGAGGTGAAGAAACATTTTAACAGATCAGAAGGAATCAAGTGCCCATGCCACACAAAAATGgacttcatttgaaatgtctgaACTCATTctcagaaatgaagaaaagagcTCTGCATGAGAAAGGTTAGGAGATTGAGTTGGAGGTAGAATAAAATGCTGACCTGGTCTGCGACTGATGGACCCCAAAATGGAGGTGCAGAACACTGCCAACTTGGCTATGTCTCCTGAGACATGTGTAGTGGCAGGGTCTCTAAATTCTTCTGAGGAGGAGAGATCGATCTGTGAGGGTGGCATATGACTCTTATTCCAATTCAGCCCTGGCTCGGAGAGGAGATTCAGCTGTCACGAGACAAGCGCCATTCCAACAACTCCCCCCGACCGAAAACCTATGAATTGTCTGTAGCTGTGAGTAGTTGTCTGTCTGAACGTGTTGGACCCTAACCTGTCCAGGGGGCCCTCGGCCTCTCTGCCTTGGTAGAGCTCCAACAACTCAAACTTCTCAGGGGAAATAAGAGTGAGAAAATCAGTCATCACCTTGGCAAGATTAAGTGATATTTTATGTCATTTAATCCAGTCTTGCAATGCATTGATAGGTTTATTATGATACTTCCTTAAAGCAGTTATTAAAACATTAACAAAAAGTAATATGGCTAAACACTAAAGCAATTCAATGATAGATGACATTAACAAATGCATGTTTTCCACCAGTGGATGAGCAGCTCAACCAGTTGTTGGAGAGAGGTCATTACAGGGctgggagggggagggggagggggaagAAGAGGGGAGAGGTGAG
This window contains:
- the LOC128756807 gene encoding phosphatidylinositol 4-phosphate 5-kinase type-1 alpha-like isoform X1, with amino-acid sequence MATAAEEPPGLPGNPGTSTGAQRKVLPEGSNPGPSTSKAMKQTIGHRGIDPTGETTYKKTTSSALKGAIQLGITHTVGSLSQKPDRDVLLQDFEVVESIFFPNEGSNLTPAHHYGDFRFKTYAPMAFRYFREMFGIRPDDYMCSLCSESLIELSNPGASGSLFYVSSDDEFIIKTVQHKEAEFLQTLLPGYFMNLNQNKRTLLPKFYGLYCVQAGGKNIRIAVMNNLLPNAVRMHLKFDLKGSTYKRRASAKERSKALPTFKDLDFMQNIPDGLILDADKYNAVCKTIQRDCLVLQSFKIMDYSLLVGIHNLDQACREQVGEEAVAGAAAMARPQGQKSLYSTALEAIQAESDTVGSPDTEDKTGGIPAKNSKGERLLVYMGIIDILQSYRLVKKLEHSWKSLFHDGDTVSVHRPSFYADRFQRFMCYTVFKRVAFKTSPSKKRRAVGHVPLKKIGVAGPSTLAASSGLVLQHQVSTGSRDEKEDDNEQQANRLTITNSADKTQSNTSSMEDDVPMRAFAGAAENIVGAEGFVPVS
- the LOC128756807 gene encoding phosphatidylinositol 4-phosphate 5-kinase type-1 alpha-like isoform X2; its protein translation is MATAAEEPPGLPGNPGTSTGAQRKVLPEGSNPGPSTSKAMKQTIGHRGIDPTGETTYKKTTSSALKGAIQLGITHTVGSLSQKPDRDVLLQDFEVVESIFFPNEGSNLTPAHHYGDFRFKTYAPMAFRYFREMFGIRPDDYMCSLCSESLIELSNPGASGSLFYVSSDDEFIIKTVQHKEAEFLQTLLPGYFMNLNQNKRTLLPKFYGLYCVQAGGKNIRIAVMNNLLPNAVRMHLKFDLKGSTYKRRASAKERSKALPTFKDLDFMQNIPDGLILDADKYNAVCKTIQRDCLVLQSFKIMDYSLLVGIHNLDQACREQVGEEAVAGAAAMARPQGQKSLYSTALEAIQAESDTVGSPDTEDKTGGIPAKNSKGERLLVYMGIIDILQSYRLVKKLEHSWKSLFHDGDTVSVHRPSFYADRFQRFMCYTVFKRVAFKTSPSKKRRAVGHVPLKKIGVAGPSTLAASSGLVLQHQVSTGSRDEKEDDNAGQPPHNNKLC
- the ecm1a gene encoding uncharacterized protein ecm1a isoform X2 — translated: MRGFPAGIWLILTLSLQLVDLEATKKNPLNEPDVPFPPAQPTAENLWKQALHQFCAEEYGTMTTAYDCCGMKGDARWACFNEDVSNPDYEPTPGYTAPAVPLDLLFIFTTQSC
- the ecm1a gene encoding extracellular matrix protein 1 isoform X1, giving the protein MRGFPAGIWLILTLSLQLVDLEATKKNPLNEPDVPFPPAQPTAENLVNICLHSQSRPRYPPSFFPRSGASHFRRRGKAINRLESWLTSCCNGLQESSHLLCCATQAWKQALHQFCAEEYGTMTTAYDCCGMKGDARWACFNEDVSNPDYEPTPGYTAPAVPLDLLFIFTTQSC